In Chryseobacterium lactis, a single genomic region encodes these proteins:
- a CDS encoding DNA alkylation repair protein, whose amino-acid sequence MSSIVKEIQEALAVLSIPEKAEFFPRFFKTGKGEYGEGDLFLGVTVPDQRSVAKEYYSKINLNDLSELLSSKYHEHRLTALFILISKFEKAKDQIVKEEVVKFYLNHLPHVNNWDLVDSSCYKILGRYAFENQKENLLRELSESEDMWHKRIAVVGTMHYIKKGSFDLTKEFVTRNLKHSHDLMHKANGWLLREMGNKNETELTDYLNKYYQEMPRTCLRYSIEKLDENIRQDYLKGRI is encoded by the coding sequence ATGAGTAGCATTGTTAAAGAGATCCAAGAGGCGCTGGCTGTATTATCTATTCCTGAAAAAGCTGAATTTTTTCCAAGATTTTTCAAAACAGGGAAGGGAGAATATGGCGAGGGAGATTTGTTCCTGGGCGTTACCGTTCCGGACCAGAGATCTGTAGCTAAAGAATATTACTCAAAAATAAATTTAAATGATCTAAGCGAGCTCCTTTCTTCAAAATATCATGAACATAGGCTCACGGCACTTTTTATATTGATTTCAAAATTTGAAAAAGCAAAGGATCAGATTGTTAAAGAGGAAGTTGTCAAATTTTATCTTAACCATTTGCCTCATGTCAATAACTGGGATCTCGTAGATTCAAGCTGCTATAAGATTTTGGGCAGATATGCCTTTGAAAACCAGAAAGAAAATCTGCTGAGAGAGTTGTCAGAATCTGAAGATATGTGGCATAAGAGGATTGCTGTTGTGGGAACAATGCATTACATTAAAAAAGGATCTTTTGATTTGACTAAAGAATTTGTGACAAGAAATCTGAAACACTCTCATGATTTGATGCACAAGGCAAACGGATGGCTTTTGCGGGAAATGGGAAACAAAAATGAAACTGAATTGACAGACTATTTGAATAAATATTACCAGGAAATGCCCAGAACCTGTCTGCGCTATTCCATTGAAAAGTTGGATGAAAATATACGTCAGGATTATTTAAAAGGCAGAATATGA
- a CDS encoding DUF6122 family protein codes for MMDCLFWKTVVHYFLHLVFPVFIALIFYPKNWKKVYLILLATMLVDLDHLFANPVFDPSRNSIGFHILHSYYAIAVYFLMLFFKGNIRIIAIGLLFHMLTDFQDFSFWCH; via the coding sequence ATGATGGATTGTCTGTTTTGGAAAACGGTTGTTCATTATTTTTTACACCTGGTCTTTCCGGTATTTATTGCTTTAATTTTTTATCCTAAAAATTGGAAAAAAGTATATCTTATTCTTTTGGCAACGATGCTTGTAGATCTGGATCATCTTTTTGCCAACCCTGTTTTTGATCCGTCAAGAAATAGTATAGGATTTCATATTCTACATTCATATTATGCCATTGCGGTGTATTTTTTGATGCTCTTTTTTAAAGGAAATATCAGAATTATTGCCATCGGACTTTTATTTCATATGTTGACGGATTTTCAGGACTTTAGTTTCTGGTGTCATTAA
- a CDS encoding cation:proton antiporter produces the protein MELYYSFSALIVLASIFAYLNYRFLKLPSTIGIMVIAIVVSIFLVLFGETILPRTFGHLNNLMNSIDFTEVLMGAMLNFLLFAGGIHININDLKEQFRPVVIFSTVGVVISTFVVGFVMFYLLPYVGIQLPFIYCLVFGALISPTDPVAVLSVLKQANVSKSLETKVAGESLFNDGMAVVVFTVVLQLAVGKEVDLGVENIGLLLLHEAGGGLLLGVLLGWVTSRLMREVDDYIISVLVTLAVVMGGYLIARQMHISGPLTMVAAGLFMGNFNRSFKMKSVTQDYLIKFWELIDEILNAVLFLFIGFELLMIKDLKHFMIPGLLAIVVVLFARFISIWGPTKFTSLRRSFSPQTVKVLVWGGIRGGVSIALAMSIPKSEYSEIILSITYCVVVFSIIVQGLTIAKVANPKEIANEEAEESAVSEEKI, from the coding sequence GTGGAATTATATTATTCATTTTCAGCATTAATCGTATTAGCATCCATATTTGCCTATCTAAATTACAGGTTTTTAAAACTTCCGAGTACTATCGGGATCATGGTGATTGCCATTGTGGTTTCCATTTTTCTGGTATTGTTTGGTGAAACTATTCTTCCAAGAACTTTTGGACATCTCAATAACCTGATGAACAGTATTGACTTTACAGAAGTTTTGATGGGAGCAATGCTTAATTTCCTTCTTTTTGCAGGAGGAATTCATATTAACATTAATGATCTCAAAGAACAGTTCAGGCCGGTGGTCATATTTTCTACGGTTGGTGTTGTTATTTCCACTTTTGTAGTAGGCTTCGTGATGTTTTATCTCCTGCCGTATGTAGGAATTCAGCTTCCTTTTATCTATTGCCTTGTTTTTGGAGCATTAATTTCTCCAACTGACCCGGTAGCGGTTTTAAGTGTTCTGAAGCAGGCTAATGTTTCCAAATCTCTTGAAACGAAAGTGGCAGGAGAATCTCTCTTCAATGACGGTATGGCTGTTGTGGTTTTTACTGTTGTTTTACAGTTGGCAGTGGGAAAAGAAGTGGATCTTGGTGTTGAAAATATCGGACTACTTTTACTTCATGAAGCGGGAGGAGGTCTTTTATTAGGAGTTTTATTAGGTTGGGTTACTTCAAGATTAATGCGTGAAGTAGATGATTATATTATTTCCGTATTGGTAACGCTTGCTGTGGTAATGGGAGGATATCTTATTGCAAGACAGATGCATATTTCAGGGCCATTAACCATGGTGGCGGCAGGATTATTTATGGGGAATTTTAACAGAAGTTTCAAAATGAAATCTGTTACTCAGGATTATCTTATTAAATTCTGGGAGCTTATTGATGAAATTCTAAATGCTGTATTATTCCTTTTTATCGGATTTGAACTTTTGATGATCAAGGATCTGAAGCACTTTATGATTCCTGGTCTTCTGGCAATTGTTGTTGTTCTTTTTGCCCGATTTATTTCGATCTGGGGGCCTACCAAGTTTACCTCTTTAAGAAGGAGTTTTAGCCCGCAAACTGTAAAGGTGCTGGTTTGGGGAGGAATCCGTGGAGGAGTGTCCATTGCCTTGGCTATGTCTATTCCTAAAAGTGAGTACAGTGAAATCATATTGAGTATTACTTATTGTGTAGTGGTGTTCTCTATTATTGTTCAGGGACTCACCATTGCTAAAGTGGCAAATCCTAAGGAAATTGCCAATGAAGAAGCGGAGGAGAGTGCGGTTTCGGAAGAAAAAATTTAA